DNA from Salvelinus namaycush isolate Seneca chromosome 6, SaNama_1.0, whole genome shotgun sequence:
GGAAGTCTTGTACCGCGGGTCCAGCATTGTCGCCCAAGTGTACCTGGGGTCGTGTAGGGTCGACGACATCCTGCTCACCATCGCTTCCTTCAGAGACTTGAGCATGTTGTCGATGCCCATCGTCTCGTCAAAGAGCATGTCTATCTTCCGGTTGAGGATGTGGATCAGTGGTATGACTTGACCCAAAGTGGCAGTGCGATTGCTCATCTCCCTGCAGGCCACTTCGAAGGGCTTCAACGCATTGCATACCGACTGCATCACTTCCCACTGGTCGCAACTGATCATTTCCCTGAAGTTGCACTCTATTGACATCTCGTCAACCGCTTTCTTTTGTTCCACCAGACGTTCAAGCATGAAGAAGGATGTCCTCCATTTTGAGGGAACGTCCTGTATGAGGCAATTTTCTGGTAGCTGGTAAACCTTCTGCAGTTCTGCCAACTTCTCCTTTGCTTTGTCTGAGCGATACACGCGCTCGCAGATCTTACGAGCATTGCTTAGAAGGTTCTGGACCATCCTCTGACTCTTTATGGCTTCGTTCACAATTAGATCTATGGTGTGGCCAAAGCACTGCACGATGACATGGTCGTTGTCCTCCAGGACGTTTGCAATAGCATTGTTGTCGGTTACAGTGAATCCTTTCTTCAGCCCTAAGGAGCTGATCCAGGTGTCCCAGAAGTATTCGAGCTGCTTCTGTATATTGAGCGTGTCATGGTCACAGTCTACCTGTGATACACTGAGAAGAGCGGAGCAGTGAAAGTCCTCGCCCTGAGGTCTAACACATGATTCGTATGAAACCCAGTGGGCAGTAAGAGTCAGAAATTCCCGAGTCTGGCTAGTGACCCAGATGCTTGTTGTAAAATGGACAATACCACTCTCAGCCTCTTTCAGGTGTGTGAGAACAACCTCCTTCACCCTCTCATACATGTCTGGTATGGCAGTGCTGGTGAAATACGAAGAGGAGGGTAGAGAATATTGGGGTTGAAGATACTCCAGTAATCGGTTCAAACCAGTGTTCTCTACTAAGGCTGATGGCTGAAGATCCAGTGCAAGCATTTCGGCAACGAGTTTGGTGATTATTTTGGCAACCGGCTGGTATTCATCAAATCTTTCACAGTTTTCATCATACACAGAAGTGTCCATGAGTTCGTGTTTAACGTGAATTTCAGCAGACGGCACATCACCTGAGATAGTACTGTTACTTTCAAGAACATTTCCATGAAATCTCTGCATGTGCCTGAATAAACAACTAGTTCCGAGGTTTGTCGTCTTTTTGCCCCGACTTATTGTGCGGCTACAGTGCAAACAAACCACCTTAGTGGGATCAGAAGGGGAAATAGAAAAATGATTCCACAACTTTGATGTCTTTTTACTGAACACAGAGTTGTGTGGCCTTTTCTCTTTGGCAGGGCTGTTAGTCAGTTTGGCTGGAACAGCCTCAGCAGCAGAGAGAGTAGCGTAGGGATGAGGTGAGGAGTCCTTATCATTTGTGCTTTTTTGGTTTTTGAGGACATCAGGGTGCCTTCTCATTAGATGCCTCATCAAACAGCTGGTTCCGAAGTCTCCCCGTTTCCCCCGGCTGATGACACAGGGGCAGTATCGGCAGAGGGCTTTAAGCTGATCCACTGGAGAGACGATGAAATGGTGCCACACTTCGGATTTCACACGTTTcatgatttttttattttgttggaAAATTGAACTTGCCGGATCCTCTTTCAGGCCTGAGCCCTCTAGAGATAGATCACACAGTGAGGGAGGTAAAGGAACATCCTCATCTTTAAGTCCAAAGCAGAGATTGAGGGAGGAATCCTGTTCTGATTGGTTTATTGTGTCATCAGACTCCTCCTTCACATCCATGCTTTCATCTTCGTTATGGGGCATTTCGTCAGATATTGTTTCTGGGGAGGATGGAGCGAAAGGGGATTCTTTTTTAATCTCCATTAATGAGTCCTGATGCAGCTGAGAGCGAGACAATAGTGTTGGTGGGTTTGTATATGGTGGTGGAATGTTCGAGCCCTGTCCATTTTCTTCAATGACAATTTCTCTGTGGGCTCTCCACATATGGCGAATCAGACAGCTTGTGCCCAGGTCCTTTCCATTTTTACCCCTGCTAAATTCATTCATGCAGTGTATGCATACTGCTTTGGAACTGTCAGCAGGGGACAGGTAGAAATGCTTCCACACAGCTGATCTTCTACGAGAACTTGAGTTTTTGGGAGTTGCAGCGAGGCGCTCACACCCACCTCCATCCATCGCTTCTTCATGGTTGTTGTTGGAATGTGAGGATGAGACTGTGCCAGTGTCGTTTTTGGCACCCTTTTCGAGTTTTGGTAACACTTCTTTGGATGATGATATGTCAGAGCCCTCTGCTGAAGAGGTGGACGGTGAAGAGTTCTTTCGTGAGGCAGGAGTAGTAATGCTAGCTGCCAGGCTTCCGTTATTTGATGAATTTGAGGGGGGTATTACAGATGAGGCAACTGAAGCAGTCAGAGTATTTGAGGAGAGGTCGCCATCTTGTAAAAGCACAGTGGGGTGAGCCCTTCGTACGTGCCTCATTAAACAACTTGTACTGAGGTCCTTCTCGTTCTTACCTCGACTGAACTCtttcatacagtacatacagattGCTTTGGTACTATCGCGTGGAGATATGCAGAAATGGTTCCAGGCAGGGGATTTCTTCCTGGGATTAGCGTTAGTGGGACTTCTCATGGATGACAATAGGCTTTGAGTGACAGCATCCATCGCAACATCATAAAGAGTGCTTGTGTACCCACTAAGCATACTACTGTAATCATCTGTATTGTCATCTGTATCGTCTCTAGTAACAAAGGGGCCTACAGAACTATCATACGATAACCTTTCATCCTCTTGGGTCCCCTTCATACTGTTtggatcctcctcttcctcattatGTTCAGATGTGCCATTTTCTATCTTGACCTCAGTGTTTAGATTTAGGATTTTGTTTGAAATGGCTGGAGAAGTAGGCCTAAGAGAGTCCTCTTTATCACATGCCTCTTCTGCTTCATTGACAGACTCATTAATTGTTAATTGTCCATCAACCTGAGAAATAGATAAATTGTCTGGTTCCTCCTCGTGAATAGAAGCCACGGGGGAAGAGTCTTTAGCCCGTGTTTTAGACAGACAAACGTTTTTTGCGTCTGCAGTGTCATGGGGGGTGATGCTGTATGATTTAAACACGTAGCCATCTTGCCCCTCAATTTTTAGACATGTTCCTTTTGCCTCTCTTTTCTTGTTTTCTATGCCATTAGTTTCTGAGTCTACTACATCTTCTTCACTCTTAAGAGAGAGGTCTTCCTCTCCATCCATGTTAGCCAACCAAAGTTCTGGGAGAAAATCAAATTTTCTTATCTAATGCAGCTTGCCAAAAGTTAATGAGTGTGAGCATTTCTCACGCCAACGTTTCAGTCTTTGTCCAGATCAGAAGGAGCAAGCTTGTAGTCCATTTTCTCTATTTACGAAAGTGTCAAGAGAAGTTTCCACCTTTTCTAGTAGGATCTGGAATGAGAGAGAAATGCAATAAAACATTTGATATTTCAGCAAATAGCAGATAAAAACAAGTTGACAGACTAGGAACTGTTTATAGCATGTCAGGCTGCAATCCGAAACAGATGTTTTAGGTTATATTATATATTAGCCATGCTTAGCAGTATGACAGTGTAGAGTTCTACCtgaattaattgcacccacctggtgtcccaggtctaaattagtccctgattagaggaacTAAATAAAAAGCAGTGTAACTGGCTCCGAGGTCCAGAGTGATACTAACCTACCATTGTTTAGGTGGTATCCCACCCAAAACATGTATATTCAATTGGTTTCAATGTTGGTGCGCATTGCTTCCAGCAATGACTAACTTGGATCCTTTAAGCCCAATCTATGACAAAATGTAAAGTCTAGCATTCATTAGTGACATTTTATCAATATTCAAAGTAGGTATGTTGATAATTTAATGTAATTAAGTGATGGGAGTATAATTTCCCAATTTATGATTGAAAAATAGCCTAGAACACAACATTGTTATTGGTTATCAAATTAATAAACGGTTTCATGGTTGCCACAGTAAGTAAACCTTTTATTAGCAACAATGTCTTTAATTTGCCTAAAAATTAAACTGCTTATTTACACAGGGATATTGAGTGTTCTATAAAATAAACTAACCCAGAACAAGAGACAAATGGGTAATTGATCGTTATTCATGCAAGCAGCCAGTAAGCTACCAGCAAACCACAACGAATGTTGTGTTTCACCAAGACTGTAGCAACCATAGACATAATCCGATCGGATCATAATTATGTCTGTAATCTAGACAAAACAACTAGAGTGGTATCATACTCCTTTTTCTAACTAGAACGTTATCCAACTGCTAACGAGCTAGTTAGCttgacagctagctagctataggagCCTTATTTCCTGATACAGCGTTAGTTGGCTGGCTAGTACTTTTCCGGGTAGAGTTAGCTAACGAGCAACATCCAGGATTAAGGTGTGACACATTGATTTGCTTTAAAATAGTAGCTATTTCACTCAATTTATAATTTGGAGCCAATTGAGGTAATGCTAACCCTAGATAGCCAGCCAAGTTAATAGTAATGCCAGTGTCTGAGGCTAGCTAGGTTAGCTACACAAaaaacatgcacgcacacacaccgtaTGCGTTTCTAAAACAGAAATCGGAAACCATAACTTCACAAACCGACTATCCTTTCAACTACATATATGAAGCAGCCTGTGTATTAACTGGCAACAGCGTCCGATACAGTACGGAACCTGGTCGTGCCAGCTAGCTAGGCCACACCGGGCATAACCTGTCTGGTGAGACAGAACCAGATCCTTCCCTGGTAATGGAACAGAAGAACCACAGACCAACCGAATCAGCCCAGCACATTACTCACGACGTTATTTTAACAAAGAGACCCCCTAGAAATCACAGACCAAGATAGTATACATACCTTGAAATCTTAGTGTATAATTCACTGGCTTTCTGTAACTAAACAGTTAAATACGACACATTTGATTGATCCATAGGGGGATTTACTTCGTTGCTTTGTCTCCTAGCAGTTCACATTCAGTTGAAGCAGGTCCACACAGCGTCGGACGGAAGAAACACGCTTTATGACGTCACTGGGTTGAAGGGTTTTCCAATATGGCGACAGGGACAATAAAAAAACACTCAAAATTCGTCGATAAAGCAACATTTCTTAATAGATCGATACGTGCATACTACTTCTTGACAGACGTTATGATGTATTGTTTGCATATACCGTCGCCAATACAGGGACAATAATCAATTTTCCCAACGGTGTTGTTTCTTTTTCTCCTGTTATTACTGCTCTTAAATTTTAACCTTACCAACGGGGTTTCTTGACCTGAAGTGTCTCTCCCAGGGGCACTGAAATCATCACGGGTGGGCATATGGTTTACACAACAAAACTCGACACATTTATGAACATATTTGACTTGTCTTATTTCTAGAAGCACAGGCATAACACATTGTTATGAAAGTCTTGTTGTATAATAGTCATTGTTCACTAATCACTGCTGAGAACAATGCATGTGAACTCTAAATGCTACTATATGTGGAGTGAGTCTAAATTTAGACAGTCTGTCTCAACCAGCATGAAACACACATTAAATGGGAATTTGAATGTTAATATAGACTGAATTTAGAGCAAATTACTAGGCTGCATGTATGTAAATCCTCATGCATGCTTTGAGGCTTCACATGACAGGGGGCAGATGGGGCCAAAGATGGTGTATAGTTTAATCTGGCCACTTGTGAACATATTTGAAAGGTTCCTGTCTGTGTAAGTGGGCTTTCCCTCTCTCGCGTGAGCATGCTTTCCCGCATGAGCTCATGGTTCCTCCGTAATATCTGCCATGCTCACGCGAGAGAGGCAACATCTGGCTCAGagatatttttgttatttttttttttatatattttttttatttttatttattttatcccattttctccccaatgttcgtggtatccaatcgctagtaattactatcttgtctcatcgctacaactcccgtacgggctcgggagagacgaaggttgaaagccatgcgtcctccgaagcacaacccaaccaagccgcactgcttcttaacacagcgcgcctccaacccggaagccagccgcaccaatgtgtcggaggaaacaccgtgtacctggcccccttggttagcgcgcactgcgcccggcccgccacaggagtcgctggagcgcgatgagacaaggatatccctaccggccaaaccctccctaacccggacgacgctatgccaattgtgcgtcgtccgggcgcgaacccagagactctggtggcgcagttagcactgcgatgcagtgccctagaccactgcgccacccgggaggcccttatttttgttattttattaggatcccaattagctgtagcgaaagcagcagctacttttcctgaGATCCACATGAAACGTTCTGTCCTTGACAAGAACTGCTCAAGGACAGAACAACATATATTTAAAAAcagcacacacagcctacatatcaatacatacacacaaaatatatAGGTAAAATAGGGAAGAGGcattgtgctgtgaggtgttgctttatctgttttttttaaaaccaggtttgctgttcatttgagcaatatgagatggaagggagttcaatgcaataatggctctatataatactgtatgatttcttgaatttgttctggatttggggactgtgaaaagacccctgttgatatgtctggtggggtaaatgtgtgtgtgtgtgtgtgtgtgtgtgtgtgtgtgtgtgtgtgtgtgtgtgtgtgtgtgtgtgtgtgtgtgtgtgtgtgtgtgtgtgtgtgtgtgtgtgtcagagctgtgtgtaagttgactatgcaaactatttggaattttcaatatattaatgtttcttataaaaagaagaagtgaagcagtcagtctctcctcaactcttagccaagagagactggcatgcatagtatttatattagccctctgattataATGAAAAGCAAGATGTGCCACTcggttctgggccagctgcaggtTAACTAGGTATTTATTTGCAGAGCTTGACCACATGACTGgataataatcaagataagacaaaacaaGAGCCTgtaggacttgctttttggagtgtggtgtcaaaaaagcagagcatctctttagtatggacagacctctccccatctttacaatcATTTAATCTACAGTGCCCTCCATAATTATTGGAACAGTGATgcattttttcttctttttgctctatactccaaaagtttgggtttgaaatcaaacaatgactatgaggttaaagtgcagactgtcagatttaattttagggtattttcataGCACGtaactacatcaagcttgtgattctacacatttgttggatgcaaatatcataccccccaaaaaatgctaacctcccatgTTGTTgtaatgatgagaggttagcatgtcttgggggtatgatatttgtgcgtctgtaactttctcactcatcattattcacaattcattcaggattatccgtaaccatggtagcatccacatgaatgtagaagtgtttagaaacatatttgaTTCTTATTTCAAATAAAAGTGGCTTCAAAATGACActgcattatttaccattcatttctattgggcacaaaataatctgaaacataaccaaaacaaacagcaaatgcatccaacacatgtgcagagtcacaagcttgatgtagtcattgtgtgctatgaatatgggtcCAAATacttcaaccatacagtttttaaattcctcatcaatccatggagcttTAACAGTTCTAACAGGCAGTTtgttaacaggtgcatgtttatcaataattggaagaagcaatttcataaattcatcaag
Protein-coding regions in this window:
- the LOC120049840 gene encoding zinc finger BED domain-containing protein 4-like, with product MDGEEDLSLKSEEDVVDSETNGIENKKREAKGTCLKIEGQDGYVFKSYSITPHDTADAKNVCLSKTRAKDSSPVASIHEEEPDNLSISQVDGQLTINESVNEAEEACDKEDSLRPTSPAISNKILNLNTEVKIENGTSEHNEEEEDPNSMKGTQEDERLSYDSSVGPFVTRDDTDDNTDDYSSMLSGYTSTLYDVAMDAVTQSLLSSMRSPTNANPRKKSPAWNHFCISPRDSTKAICMYCMKEFSRGKNEKDLSTSCLMRHVRRAHPTVLLQDGDLSSNTLTASVASSVIPPSNSSNNGSLAASITTPASRKNSSPSTSSAEGSDISSSKEVLPKLEKGAKNDTGTVSSSHSNNNHEEAMDGGGCERLAATPKNSSSRRRSAVWKHFYLSPADSSKAVCIHCMNEFSRGKNGKDLGTSCLIRHMWRAHREIVIEENGQGSNIPPPYTNPPTLLSRSQLHQDSLMEIKKESPFAPSSPETISDEMPHNEDESMDVKEESDDTINQSEQDSSLNLCFGLKDEDVPLPPSLCDLSLEGSGLKEDPASSIFQQNKKIMKRVKSEVWHHFIVSPVDQLKALCRYCPCVISRGKRGDFGTSCLMRHLMRRHPDVLKNQKSTNDKDSSPHPYATLSAAEAVPAKLTNSPAKEKRPHNSVFSKKTSKLWNHFSISPSDPTKVVCLHCSRTISRGKKTTNLGTSCLFRHMQRFHGNVLESNSTISGDVPSAEIHVKHELMDTSVYDENCERFDEYQPVAKIITKLVAEMLALDLQPSALVENTGLNRLLEYLQPQYSLPSSSYFTSTAIPDMYERVKEVVLTHLKEAESGIVHFTTSIWVTSQTREFLTLTAHWVSYESCVRPQGEDFHCSALLSVSQVDCDHDTLNIQKQLEYFWDTWISSLGLKKGFTVTDNNAIANVLEDNDHVIVQCFGHTIDLIVNEAIKSQRMVQNLLSNARKICERVYRSDKAKEKLAELQKVYQLPENCLIQDVPSKWRTSFFMLERLVEQKKAVDEMSIECNFREMISCDQWEVMQSVCNALKPFEVACREMSNRTATLGQVIPLIHILNRKIDMLFDETMGIDNMLKSLKEAMVSRMSSTLHDPRYTWATMLDPRYKTSLFTEEEAEQCKQDLISELQVSLSTSIEIKPSLSNGCGGEVPVSSSGSPPNKDNLWALMDDIRHKIKQEDKPKSSELAVLEYLEEDILDQSCDPLDYWNLKKLLWPDLAKVAVRYVGCPPSIVPAEILFSTASVNCALNQPMPLLENMEGLLFLKVNLPLIYYQH